The genomic segment TGACGATTACAGTCTTGACATTAATTCCATATTGTGCTGCTGTTCCCAATTCTTGTAAACACATTTGGAAACTCGCATCACCACTGATACAAATCACTTCTTCGTTGGGGAAGGCGACTTTCGCACCAATAGCCGCAGGTAAGCCAAAACCCATCGTTCCTAAACCCGCGCTGGAAATCCAACGGCGTGGCCCATTCTTGAGGAACTGCGCCGCCCACATTTGATGCTGACCCACATCTGTGGTATAGAAGGCGTGGGGTGCTTGGTGACTAACTTCGACAATGGCTTCTTGGGGAGAGATGCTGTCGGGGTGTTGGGGAACTACCAAGGGGTATTCTTCCCGCCAACGGTTAATTAAATTCAACCATTCTTGGTTTTGGTTGGGTGTGGGTTTAACCCCAGATTGCTTGCAGCGCCGCAACAAATCAAGCAGTACATTGCGGACATCACCAACAATGGGTACTTCGGGAATGCGGTTTTTCCCGACTTCTGCTGGGTCGATGTCGATGTGAATGACCTTAGCGCGGGAAGCAAATTCATCTAATTTCCCTGTTACGCGGTCATCAAATCTCGCACCCACGCAAATCAGCAAATCACAGTCACTCACAGCAAAGTTAGCGTAGGCTGTGCCGTGCATTCCCAACATCCCCACAGACAGAGGATGATGTTCATCAAATGCCCCAATTCCCATCAATGTGGTAGTGACAGGAATATTGAATAACTCAGCTAACTGTTTAACTTCTTCATGGGCGTTAGATGCGATCGCACCACCACCAACATACAACAATGGACGACGGCTTTCTTTCAGTAACTTAATTGCCGCATTGATTTGGCGCGGGTTTCCCTTAACGGTGGGGCGATAGCCCGGTAATTTGACTGTACCTGGTTCTACAGGCTCATAATCAAATTCTTCAAAGGCGACATCTTTGGGGACATCAATTAAAACTGGCCCTGGCCTGCCGGTGCTGGCAATGTGGAATGCTTCAGCCACGATTCTGGCCATATCTTTAGGGTCACGCACCACATAAGAGTGCTTGACTATGGGTAAAGTAATGCCGTAAATATCGGTTTCTTGGAACGCATCTGTACCGATCATTTTCCGGGGTACTTGTCCCGTGACGATCACCATTGGAATTGAATCCATGTAGGCTGTAGCAATGCCTGTTACCAAGTTTGTCGCCCCTGGGCCAGAAGTACCAAAGCAAACTCCTACCTTACCAGTGGCGCGGGCATAGCCGTCTGCGGCGTGGGCTGCGCCTTGTTCATGCCTTACCAGGATGTGCTTTAGCGCACCAGTGGATTCTACTTTGTATAAATCATCATAAATCGGCAGGATTGCCCCACCAGGATAACCGAATATATACTCAACGCCGTGGCGCAGCAGGCTATCTAGTAAAGCGAAACCACCAGTTGCCCTTTTGGGTGTCACAACTGACGATTGAGCAGCAGACTGGTGTTGATTCTCGGTTTTTGCGGGACTAATCGGGGAAGGCAAGCTCAAGGTCACGATCGAACCTCAAATAATAGCTAAGTTAACGCTGAAATTCTGTAGTTAAGATTTCATTTTAATGGAAAAGTTCGATTTAGTGCCTACCGATTTTTTAAATATCAATCACAGGATAGAAGTGATAAACAGATTTATCTGTTTGTGCTGAATATCTTAAAAATATGAAATAACAAAGCTGCGCTGGTTTTAATCAGCAAAGCTGACTATTTTTAATCATAGACAATTCAGCATGATTATCACTCACCGTTCGCGCAATGCAGGATAGATAATACCAAATTAAAAAATGATTGCGACAAATGGATGGCTCAAAAGCTTACCAATTAACCCTTACCCAATCCAAAATCTGTCTTGAAAAGTTTGCTCAAGTCGGGGAACCCGCCCACGCAACTTTTCGCAAAATCTAAAATCCAAAATGGTATAAGTTTGCTGAAATCATAGCAGAAGGCGGGAGGGCATCTGCCCACCGTAGGCGATCGTTTTTGGCAAGTTGTGTAGGGTGTAACATTTTAATTGTAAGTGTGAAAAATGGCACTGTAATGCTCAAGTTTTCAACTGTGTAAATCCCAAGACCCATACAGGAAAACCCATGAACCCATACATCAAGGTCATCCTCACTACCGCCATCGTCGTTGGTGTCTCTGGTAAACCAACTATGGCCCAATTTGGCGCACCCAGTAGTCTCAGCTTCAGCAACATGAACGCCTATCTCAGCGTTCAGCAAAATGCTGCGCTGGTGCGTGAAGCTCAGAGAAGGCTCAACAGCATCAATCGGAGCAACAACAGCAACCGGAGCGCCCAAACCACCGCCCGCACCCAAGCCCAAACTGCCCCAAAAACCACTTTTCGACCCGTCCCGCAGCGATTGTTGCTGACGCAGTTCGCCCGCAGCTTGAGCAGTGACCCCGCCGTAGTACGCGAGTCAACCAAAGCCTTCTCCGAGGGCTTCAAAGCTTTCGAGCAAGAAGCCCGCCGTTTAGGCCGCCCCAACAATGTGGCGATGGCCTTCACTTACTTGGTGGGAGTTTGCTACATGGTACACTACGGCGAAGAACCCACCGAAGCCGCGCTGATGAATCTCCAAGCAAATAGCGATGCGGCTTTTGGTTCATCGACGACCTTTAAAGCACTGAACAGCCAAGAGCGCCAAAAACTCTATGAAACCTTTGTGCTGATGGCGACCCTACCTTTGGCAGGCTACACAGTAGC from the Aulosira sp. FACHB-615 genome contains:
- a CDS encoding DUF6683 family protein — its product is MNPYIKVILTTAIVVGVSGKPTMAQFGAPSSLSFSNMNAYLSVQQNAALVREAQRRLNSINRSNNSNRSAQTTARTQAQTAPKTTFRPVPQRLLLTQFARSLSSDPAVVRESTKAFSEGFKAFEQEARRLGRPNNVAMAFTYLVGVCYMVHYGEEPTEAALMNLQANSDAAFGSSTTFKALNSQERQKLYETFVLMATLPLAGYTVAIEQNDQELLNTYREVAGVALETALGVRPERLRFTATGLELR
- the ilvB gene encoding biosynthetic-type acetolactate synthase large subunit codes for the protein MTLSLPSPISPAKTENQHQSAAQSSVVTPKRATGGFALLDSLLRHGVEYIFGYPGGAILPIYDDLYKVESTGALKHILVRHEQGAAHAADGYARATGKVGVCFGTSGPGATNLVTGIATAYMDSIPMVIVTGQVPRKMIGTDAFQETDIYGITLPIVKHSYVVRDPKDMARIVAEAFHIASTGRPGPVLIDVPKDVAFEEFDYEPVEPGTVKLPGYRPTVKGNPRQINAAIKLLKESRRPLLYVGGGAIASNAHEEVKQLAELFNIPVTTTLMGIGAFDEHHPLSVGMLGMHGTAYANFAVSDCDLLICVGARFDDRVTGKLDEFASRAKVIHIDIDPAEVGKNRIPEVPIVGDVRNVLLDLLRRCKQSGVKPTPNQNQEWLNLINRWREEYPLVVPQHPDSISPQEAIVEVSHQAPHAFYTTDVGQHQMWAAQFLKNGPRRWISSAGLGTMGFGLPAAIGAKVAFPNEEVICISGDASFQMCLQELGTAAQYGINVKTVIVNNGWQGMVRQWQQAFHGERYSCSNMEVGMPDIELLAKAYGIKGIVVKEREQLKDAIAEMLAHNGPVILNVHVTRDENCYPMVAPGKSNAQMVGLPKQPPTSSVEPVCCSHCGSMNAPNHNFCSECGTKL